CACGCCGACTTTACACAACATTATACGGAAAAATACATCAGGTACTTCATCAGGTCCATCAGATATCCAGCTGCAAAATTTTGACTCCAACGATTTTTGGGGCATCCCGTACAGACTGAACCTACCGCCCTTGGCATGAGACTCTTCCCTCGTTGTTTCCTTTCCAGGTCATGTGGTTACTTCTCGTAGCAACCACTGGTAATTATTGATCAGAAGAGTTTTTCTTAGTTAATAACACTATAAATTTTCGTATTTAATGGTCTTCTCTTGgcaccggccttgccgcagtggatacaccggttcctgtgagataaccgaagttaagcgctgttgggcgtggtcggcacttggatgggtgaccatccaagccgtcatgcgctgttgccatttttcgggttgcactcagcctagtgatgccaatcgaggagctactcgaccgagtagtagcggcttcggtcaagaataccatcttacgaccgggagagcggtgtgctgaccccacacccctcccaaccacatcctccactgaggatgacacggcggtcggatggtcctggtaggctactcgtggcctgaagacgaagtgctatTTAATTGTCTTCTCTGCCATCATATGCGATGCATTGGTTGAAATTGTTGTCAAACTTTGTCGTCGAACTCAAAAACCTGCTGCATTTAATGGCAGGCAGAAAATATCAAACATAATATTCCACGAACGAATGTTTTAGTTGTTGTTGCATCACAGTTTACGAAAAAAATTGCAGCTTTATGCTTACTACCGTTGTATTCAGTTTAAAAGTGTTAGTATGTTGAAGTAATTATGAATACATACGTGGTGCTAATAAAAGGATTAATGAAGCAGTTTCAAGAAACTTCCGTATTATGATATAAATCTTTATTTACAGTACAAACTATAGATAAATActacaaagaagtaaataaatagaCATAACAACAtctaatatatttacaaaaaacaaTATTACGTGTGAAAAGTTTGAGAACTAAACACAGCCATATCTTTGACGCCATAGAGGTAAAGCGTCTGGAACAACCGCGAAGGAGACAGGATCAGTCGAGGGCGTCCCCCCAGCGCGCCGTGGAACGCCTCGGCCGTTCGCTCACCAGACGTCGCGGCAGTTTCCCGCAGAGTCGCGCAGCTGTCCCTCAGGGCACGGGATGTCCGGCACGTTGATGAAGCTCAGCAGGCCCTTCTTCCGCGTCGTCGTGTCCATGACAGCTCTGGCTACCACCGCAGCCCCACTGTCTGCCGTCGCCACCGTCTTTGTGGTCATCGTCGGAGACTGCAAGGACAATGTTTCGGTCGTCAGATGACAGAGCCCTTCTCGACTTCAACATGCATGAACAGATCCCCCGTCCTTACCATTTGATGATAACTAAAGCATTAAGAAAAACGTGAATAGCTAGAGTTCTACAAGCGTTACAGTCTGCAGATACCGATTTATAATATCTGCAACATTTCAGCAAATGCATGGAATGCTAAAAAGCATATTTGTGAGAAAAGTCTCCGAAAATTAACATACAGATACTTAgcgatagcaaatggttcaaatggctctaagcactatgggacttaacatctgaggtcatcagttccctagactcagaactacactactggccattaaaattgctacaccacgaagatgacgtgctacagacgcgaaatttaaccgacaggaagaagatgtagcgatatgcaaatgattagcttttcagaacattcacacaaggttggcgccggtggcgacacctacaacgtgctgacatgaggatagtttccaaccgatttctcatagacaaacagcagttgaccgacgttgcctactgaaacgttgttttgatgcctcgtgcgTACAATCACATTGCCGACTCTGATATGGTcgcattgtagtctatcgcgattgcggtttatcgtatcggaaagacgtgctggatcctaacggcctcgtatcactagcagtcgagatgataggcatcttatccgcatggctgcaacggatcgtgtagccacgtatcgatccctgagtcaacgcatggggacgtttgtaagacaccaaccatctgcacgaacagttcgacgaagtttgcagcggcatggactgtcagctcggagacaatggctgcggttacccttgacgctgcatcacagacaggagcgcctgcgatggtactcaacgacgaaccttggtggacgaatggcaaaaagtcattttttcggttgaatccaggttctgtttacagtatcatgaggggtcgcattcgtgttttgcgacatcgcggtgaacgcacattggaagcgtgtattcgtcatcgccatactggcgtatcacccggcgtgatggtatggggtgccattggttacacgtctcggtcacctcttgttcgcattgacggcactttgagcagtggacgttacatttcagatgtgttacgacccgtggctctacccttcattcgatccctgcgaaactctacatttcagcaggatcgcatgttgcaggtcctgtacgggcctttctggatacagaaaatgttcgactgctaccctggccagcgcattctccgaatctctcatcaattgaaaacgtctggtcaatggtggccgagcaactggctcgtcacaatacgccagtcactactcttgatgaactgtggtatcgtgttgaagctgcatgggcagctgttcctgtacacgccatccaagctctgtttgactcaatgcccaggcgtatcaaggccgttattacggccagaggtggttgttttctcaggatctatgcacccaaattgcgtgaaaatgtaatcacatgtcagttctagtataatatatttgcccaatgaatacccgtttatcatctgcatttcttcttggtgtagcaattttaatggccagtagtgtacttaaacccgactaacctgaggacatcacacacatccaagcctgggtcaggattcgaacctgcgaccgtagcagcagcgcggttccggactgaagcgcctagaaccgctccgtcacagcagCCGCATAGCGATAACAGTATATTTGCTAAATAATATTGTACACAACTGTATGTAACATTCGCCGTCCATTTCATTTAGGATTGAATACTGAAGAGCTGTACGTATGCGAAGTGTGAAGGACAGATATAGAGTGAAATACTTTTTCCTAGTAAGAAGAGCGGAGACAAACGTTTAAATTCTCAGATGGGACACTCCCGATACAATTTAGTCCTGTTCCGAATCGAGAGGGGTGTCAGTCACTCAGTCAATTTCGGCCATACAAAATATGCCGGAGTCGATGTCTGCGAGGCGGTAAGTAACAAATGACAGCTAAAAATGCTTTGTATTCTACACTGATATCGTTGCGAAAGGTGTGTAGACATAATACGTAAGTGAAGGTAGAAGTGTGGCATTTGCGGGTACTATAGATGCACAAGTTCGTTACCTCtagtgaaataaatattattggTAGACGACAGCTATTATTAGATTTTAAGAGAACTACTACTCGATGAGACGTACCTCGCCTGGCGTGACAGGCTTCCAATTAGTTGGCAGCTACGCTACTTGTGAAACAGTTTAGAACGTCAGTGCGAGGCCGTCAGAGGTACAAGCGTCTCTAACGCGTCTGAGCTACGTTCGAAAACCACTAATTGCGTCTGTGACTCATCAGTAGTTTGTACTGGGTGACAACGTCCTACGGAGATCTAAGTTACTTGGTACATGTAGAAATCGATTCAGGAAATGAGATAAATTTTTAGACCGATATCCTCCTCTTAAAGGCGTTTCTGAGTTCTGTACAGTAGTAGTACAGTAATCCAAGGCAGCTTATTGTCTGCAAAAGTATTCTTCCCAAGAGAGCCTGTATACGCGTCAAACTGTCGAAGTTGACACAATTTCACAATTTTACCTCCCTTAACGTACTACCATCGCGAATGATCACGTGACACTGTAGCGTCAGCCTTGATCCTCATATTCAGCATGGCACagttatttttccaaaattttccagtGCAGATCTTCACAAGCACTATATCACATTCTGTCTTTTCATGAGCTCTCGTGTGTCACTAAGCAATTACAGTCTACTAAAAAATAAACGCTGTATATAGCTATACAACAAAAATTCCCTTTTGCTTTGTACTAGTCGAGAGGGTATAGTGTTTAAGAGCCCGTACTCGTTTTCAAGAAGCGTTACACTCTAACTATTGTGGCAGCACGGTGCTTTGCGTGTCTCGTAATTCctgcaaataaattaagtggctgTTGTCTGCTCTGTCCAAGCTTATTCTCCGTAACTATCAACGTCGGAAGGGTGCTGAAGCCTAAACTTCTTTTGCTTTTTGCGCACTCCTAGTAACCGGAAATAAGACTTCAAAACgaggttaaaaaaatattttttctcgtgGCACATAACatgcatttaaaataaaacaaagctaAGTTGAAGTACAACAAAGATCAAAACAGTTAGTTATGTATGTCATCCGAAATGAGGAAGGAAGTAGAACAAGCGAAAAAGTTTTGCTGCGTAACAAGCAAGATAACAGAACATGTACAAAGCAATATAGAAAGTCACAAGTGGATGGCAATAGGTGGAGAAAGCTTCCACGAAGAAAAGATTTCTATTGTTATGACATACTGACAAGTAACTGAACAAATATGCCTGATATGCCCGAAACTGTATAGTATTGTGCTGTAGCCATACGGGGAACGGTGGGAAATAAACAGGAGAatctagaagcatttgaaatgtagtgaCTCTACAAATATTCGAAatgtactgctgatgaaatgtgtaagAAGGCAGCAGGAATGTTATctaaagaaatatgaaaatttctTAACAACCTATGAGCAAGGTTAGTGAAACATGTAATAATGCATCCGGAAATGTGGCTTGCCGCTTGAAGGAGAAAAAGTGAGGAGAATTTCTTAAATGTGCGCAACAGACTGTCGATGATAGTGTTCACTGTTATGTGCAGAGACAGAAATGGTAAGACGAAATAGGAAGAGATATGGGTAACATCCAGCTAGTCGAAGTTCTGTTTCGTACGAAGTTCATTTCTTATTACTACGcttaaaatattttggaggtatCTCAAGTTTCTTACCTCTGTCTGTTGATCCGACTCCACACCACCCTGCCAACTTTCACTTATTCCTTTCTGCTGGTCTGGTGGCTCCGTGGCTTCTGGAGTTGTAGTCTCTGGTAGGCTCACAGGGTACCAGTGAAGCAGTAGGAGGACCAGCTGAGGGGGCAGAGGCGGAGCTGGAGGCAGCTGCTGAAGTTGAGGCTGCCCCACGGACAGCATCTGGTGGCTCTGGTGCCAGGTGAAGCCCTGAGGCAGCGCCACCATTGTGTGCGCGGCGACCACAACCGCGGCCACCACGAGGATTCTGCAGACGCCAGCCATGTGTGCTCTTCGTCTTAGCGCCGTGTGCAGCAGACTGGCTCGTCCTCACACAGGCGAAATCTTAAGTACGGTGGCTCTGACGGATTTCGTCAGCGGGCAAGCCCCCTTGCTGCAATCAAAGGCTAAATATAGCAACCGCGCAGCCTTCCATAAACATCGCGGACCCCAAAACGGCGACCACGTGTTGCCTACCCTATTCTGCTCGTAATCCGCAGAAAGGGGACAGGCGACACAAGAAGTGCGACATTCATTTAGGAGAGGACAGTTTCTTGACTGCTGCTGGGCTCTTACTACTTCCTAATGAGGTTCTTAAACAGATACAATATAAAAAACGATCATTTCactttttaattgcattttaaaaTATCTTCACGAAATGCTTTTATGTTTACGTGATTTTCGATATGATTTAATATTTCACACTTTGAAAAGCAAATACACTATAAAAATATTACCATTTCAgaagaactggatgatttattcaagagaaatcgaGCAAgtaaataacacgttggtccacctttggcgcttatagcagttattcgacttgaaaCTCGTTGACAGAGTTGCTCGGTGCCCTCCTGAGGAATACaagccgaattctgtccaattggcgctttagattgtCAAAATCGCGAGCTTGTTGGAGAGCCCTgcgtataatgctccaaacgttctcactgggagagatccggcgaccttgcgggcaaaggcagggtttggcaaccacgaatacaaacagcagaaactctcgtcgtgtacgttcgggcattatcttgctgaaatgaaagcccagtATGGCTGACCattaagagcaacaaaacgggaagtagaatatcgtcgacatgctGTCGTGCTGTAAGTGTGCCCGGATGACAACAAAAGAGGTCCTACTATTAAATTTAATGACACTCCAGTTCATTACACCTGGGATGTCAAGCCGTCTGGTGGACAACTCTCAGGTTTGTATGCTACCACCGCCTGCGGTGCCTCCAACGCGTCTTCGGCCCTGAACTCGCattaactggagtagaactgtGTTTCAGCGACGAGTCCCTCTTCGAATTGAGCCGCGGTGACCAGCGAAGAtctgtctggagacgcccaggacaGCGGTTGGATACTAACCTGACTGCGCCATAGGCTCGACAGTTAGGGTGATAGTTTTGGCTTGTCACTTCACAGTGAGGTACTTTTGTTTGTCTTGTttctcatctgcggcacccttacagcacaacggtacgtctaggatattctaacaagggaacctccccatcgcacccccctcagatttagttataagttggcacagggataggccatgaaaaactgaacacagatcaatcgagaaaacaggaagaagttgtatggaactatgaaaaaaataagcaaaatatacaaactgagtagtccgtgttcaagataagccacatcaaggtacatgtacattgatgagcaccgtggttccgtggttaccgcgagcagctacggaacggaaggtctctggttcaatcctccctcgagtgaaaagttttaattttttattttcagacaattatcaaagttcatgcactcagacatgatcaacttcgctctctaaaattccaggacatgttcagatttgcttggacacatgcaggatttgacggtctacacacggaaaaacttgaaaacgttaaaaacgtatgttttgacagagcacagggaaaactgtgcgactctgaaacttgcattcatttgttgccgtttatgtgacaaactcttatgttttcatcacttttttgggagtgattatcacatccacaagaaaacctaaatcgggcaaggtagaagaaactttttacccattcgccaagtgtgcaagttaggtgggtcgacaacatattcctgtaatgtgaagcacatgccgtcaccagtgtcgtatagaatatttcagacgtgttttcctgtggaggaatcggttgacctatgaatttgcgatcaaatgttttcggttcctattggagaggcacgtcctttcgtctactaatcgcacggttttgcggtgcggtcgcaaaacacagacactaaacttattacagtgaacagagacgtcaatgaatgaacggtcagatcgtaactttgcgaaaataaagtaagtaaaatttttactcgagggaggactcgaaccaaggaccgctcgttccgcagttactcactctaaccacgggaccacggtgctcttcACCTTACACagtacttgatgttgcatatgttacacttggactactcagtttgtataatttgcttattttttcatagttccacacaacttcttcctgttttctcgattgatctgtgtttagtttttcaaggcctatccactgtgtcaatttataactaaatctgaggggggtgcgatg
This Schistocerca nitens isolate TAMUIC-IGC-003100 chromosome 1, iqSchNite1.1, whole genome shotgun sequence DNA region includes the following protein-coding sequences:
- the LOC126214997 gene encoding uncharacterized protein LOC126214997, yielding MAGVCRILVVAAVVVAAHTMVALPQGFTWHQSHQMLSVGQPQLQQLPPAPPLPPQLVLLLLHWYPVSLPETTTPEATEPPDQQKGISESWQGGVESDQQTESPTMTTKTVATADSGAAVVARAVMDTTTRKKGLLSFINVPDIPCPEGQLRDSAGNCRDVW